CTCTTGCGTGTATCTAAGAACTATGTTTCTACACTCTTCGTTAAATTTTTCGATTCCATATTTTTCTATTTCATACCTTCCAGAAATTCTTAAAGTTTTTTCTGCTTCATATTCTACAGGTAGACCATGAGTATCCCATCCAAAATTTCTCTTAACATATTTCCCTTTCATTGTTTTGTATCTTGGAATTATATCTTTAATTGTATTTGGAACAAAATGGCCAAAATGTGGAAGTCCTGTTGCAAAAGGTGGACCATCATAGAAAGTAAATGGTTCACAATTCTTTCTTTGTTCCACAGATTTTTCAAAAATTTTATTATCATTCCAAAATTTTAATATTTTCTCTTCTATCTTAGGAAAATCCACTTTGCTTTCTACTTTCTTAAACATAAAATATCCTTTTATTCTATTTTTATATTGTCTTGGTCTAAAGATATTTTTATTAGATTAATATTAGGGTTTTCAAATATTCTATTAATAATTTTTTCTTCTATTTGTTCTTTTGCTGCATTTAAAACGCTCCTTGCACCAACTTTTTTGTCATAATATTTTTTTATTATATGATTATTAAGATGCTTGTCAATTTCTATTTTAATATTTTTTAAGCTAAATTTTGCAATAATCTCTTTGCAATAATTATCACAAATTATGTTGGCATCTTCCTCTTTTAAAACATTAAGGATTATTTTTTTTTGAATTTTGTCCAATAGGGCAGATTTGAATCGTTTTTTAAGCTCATTGTCTATCTCACTTTTAATATTTATATTATTATCTGCTTTATTAAATCCAATACTGCCCTGACCAAGAAGCGCTTTAGAACCAATAGATGTGCTTAGAACGATAATGGAATTTTTAAAAGATATTCTGTCTTCCTTACTGTCAATAAGTTCACCGTTTTCAAGTATTTGTTCTATTATACCTAGTACAGAATTATGAGCATTTTCGATATTTTCAAGTATAATGAAGGATCTAGGGATATGTTTTAACCTATTAGTTAAAATTCCACCATCAGCGTAGCCTACGTATCCTGGATTTGTCCCTATTAACTTTGAGATGGAGTTTTCTTCCCTATAGTCTGACATATCTAATTTTAATATTGAGTTTTGATCTTCGATAATGATACTTGATATTTCATTTGCTAGCATTGTTTTTCCACTTCCGATAGAACCTATAAGTAGTATTGATGTTGTAGGTTTGACATTATCATTGATTTCAAGTTTTGTTTTAACCATTTCTCTAATGATTTCGTTTATAGCACATTCTTGCCCAATTATTTTTTCTCTTATGTGTATTTCTTCTGTTTTGATTATATCAATTTCTTCTTTAATGTTAGATTTTGTCTTAATATTTAACATTTCATCTGTTACGATTTTAATGTCCTCAACATTGACTATCCTGTTATCTGTTTTCTCTTGTTTTTTCTTAGCTCCAGCAATATCAATCAAATCAATTGCTTTGTCAGGGAATCTTTTGTTGATTAGGTATTTTGACGATAAAGAAATAACGAGATCTATGGCATCCTTTTCGTAAATTACACCATGATAATTTTCAAAATTTTTTATTATATTATTGATGATATTTAATGTTTCTTTTTCATTAGGTTCTTTTATTGATATAGTTTGAAATCTTCGGATAAATGCTTTGTCTTTAGCAAGGTATTTTCTATACTCATCATAAGTTGTTGCACCTATGATTTGTATTTCAGAGCGAGACAAAACAGGTTTTAAAATATTTGATGCATCAAGAGCTCCCTCAGAATTTCCAGCTCCCATTAGGGTATGTATTTCATCAATGAATATTATTATGTCTTTATTGTTTTTAATGGATTTAATTATGTTATTTAATCTCTCTTCAAATTCGCCTCTATATTTGGTTCCCGATACTAAGTCAGAAGTATCAATTTTTAGTATAACTTTGTTTTGTAATTTATTCTTAATTTCTTTATTTGCAATTTTAATAGCGAGCCCTTCAACTATTGCTGTCTTGCCAATTCCAGGCTCACCTATGAGTATTGTGCTATTTTTATTTCGTCTTTCAAGTGTGTTGATTAGTGCTTGAATTTCTCTCTCACGCCCGATTAAAGGTTCAAGTTTTTTTTCCTTTGCAAGTGTTGTTAAGTTCTTAACATATTTTCCAATTTCAAAGTAATCATTATCAAGCCTTATATCATCTTCAAACTCTTTATATGTTTCAATGAGCCTTATTTTATCTATTTTTGTTATGAGATTCTCTTCACTAAAGCCAAAACTTAACTTAGTGAGTTTATATTTTTTTAGAAGTTTTTTTGTCTTTAATATTTGATAAAAAATTTCTTTTATTCCTATTGAAGTTCTAGACTTAAATTCTTTCTTAGCTTTTTCAATAAGAATGAAAATCTCTCTATGTATTTTTGGAATTATAATTTCATTAACACCCATTAAAACTTTTTCTAATTTTTCTATTTCATATAATGTATCTTGTTTAATATTTTTTAAAGTTCTAGTATCTATGTTTTTTATCTCACACTTCTTAGGGCGAATTAGTATAGACATTAATAAATGCCAAATTGAAACTTCTCTATTTTTATTTTTTCTAGCTACTTCTCTCGCTGCTACTTCGACTAGATTTGCTAAGCTTTCTGTTATGTTAATGTTTGTCAATCTCCATCTTTATATTATTGATTATATCAAAAATATTGTTTTTTTGTTCGTATATTGAGTATATAGATACATAAAATTTAATTTTTGGCTCTGTTCCAGATGGTCTAATAGTAATGTTTATTTCGTTTTCTAATAAAAATTTTATTGTATTTGTAGTATACTTGTACTCCTTAATTTTCTCTACATTTCCGTTAATATCAGTTTTTGTTAATGTTTGATAGTCTAACTTTTTGACTACTTTAATCCCTGCAAATTCTTTTTGTTTTTCATGTCTAAATTTTGACATTAATGCTTCCCTTAAGAGTTCTCCATTAGCTCCTTGAAAACTTTTATTAATTGTAAATTCTTCATAATAGCCAAATTCTTGATACATTTCTTGAAGATACTTCCCTATTGTTATGTTATTCTCTTTAAGAGTAAGCATTAAGTCGCAGATTCCTTTCATGGCTGAATATGCATCCTTATCTCTAGCTCCGTCTCCAATTAAGTATCCATGGCTTTCTTCGCAACCAAGAATAAATTTTTTGTTTGGCTCTTTAATTTTCATCTCATCGATTAAGTGACCTATCCACTTAAAGCCTGTATATGTTCTAAGCAATGTTGAGTTATACTTTGCAGCTATTTTATCTAACATTGGAGTTGTAACAAAAGAGGCTATTGAAAATGTGTTTTGAGGATTATCTTCTCTAGATAATAAATAATTCATTAAAACGCATGCAATTTGGTTGCCGTTTAAAAATTTCCATTCTCTACCTTCATTGAAAGTCATACCCATCCTATCAGCGTCTGGGTCGGTTGCAAATGCGATATCGCAATTCTTTCTTTGTGCAAATTCAAGGACTCTAGACATAGCAGCAGGATCTTCTGGGTTGGGATAAGTTACTGTAGGAAATTCTGGGTCAGGATTTATTTGACTTGGTTCAGTTAAGAGATTTATTTTGCTACCTTTAAATAATTCTTTTATTACTGTTCCTCCTACTCCATGCAAAGGAGTATATGCTACTCTTAAGTTTATTTTTTTACTTTTTTCGTTAAAATTAGGAAATTCTTCATTTATTTTTTCTATATAATCCATATCAAATTCATCGTTAAGTTCTATGATTGAATGTCCATTTATGGCTTCTTCTTTTGTAATGATATTTTTAATATTGGATATCTTTTGAATTTCAGATATTATTAATATGTCATGAGGGGGTAGTA
The sequence above is drawn from the Candidatus Borreliella tachyglossi genome and encodes:
- a CDS encoding AAA family ATPase yields the protein MSILIRPKKCEIKNIDTRTLKNIKQDTLYEIEKLEKVLMGVNEIIIPKIHREIFILIEKAKKEFKSRTSIGIKEIFYQILKTKKLLKKYKLTKLSFGFSEENLITKIDKIRLIETYKEFEDDIRLDNDYFEIGKYVKNLTTLAKEKKLEPLIGREREIQALINTLERRNKNSTILIGEPGIGKTAIVEGLAIKIANKEIKNKLQNKVILKIDTSDLVSGTKYRGEFEERLNNIIKSIKNNKDIIIFIDEIHTLMGAGNSEGALDASNILKPVLSRSEIQIIGATTYDEYRKYLAKDKAFIRRFQTISIKEPNEKETLNIINNIIKNFENYHGVIYEKDAIDLVISLSSKYLINKRFPDKAIDLIDIAGAKKKQEKTDNRIVNVEDIKIVTDEMLNIKTKSNIKEEIDIIKTEEIHIREKIIGQECAINEIIREMVKTKLEINDNVKPTTSILLIGSIGSGKTMLANEISSIIIEDQNSILKLDMSDYREENSISKLIGTNPGYVGYADGGILTNRLKHIPRSFIILENIENAHNSVLGIIEQILENGELIDSKEDRISFKNSIIVLSTSIGSKALLGQGSIGFNKADNNINIKSEIDNELKKRFKSALLDKIQKKIILNVLKEEDANIICDNYCKEIIAKFSLKNIKIEIDKHLNNHIIKKYYDKKVGARSVLNAAKEQIEEKIINRIFENPNINLIKISLDQDNIKIE
- a CDS encoding phospho-sugar mutase, with amino-acid sequence MKNKELKTKIEEYIGLEKNKHFKDEAIRLLNENNESEILNRFYKDLEFGTAGMRGIIGAGTCYINTHNVAKASQGIANYILQITKNPKVAISYDSRYFSKEFAYDAAEIFASNGLKVYIYKQIRSTPQLSYTVKKLDCDIGIMITASHNSKEYNGYKVYWKGGAQVLPPHDILIISEIQKISNIKNIITKEEAINGHSIIELNDEFDMDYIEKINEEFPNFNEKSKKINLRVAYTPLHGVGGTVIKELFKGSKINLLTEPSQINPDPEFPTVTYPNPEDPAAMSRVLEFAQRKNCDIAFATDPDADRMGMTFNEGREWKFLNGNQIACVLMNYLLSREDNPQNTFSIASFVTTPMLDKIAAKYNSTLLRTYTGFKWIGHLIDEMKIKEPNKKFILGCEESHGYLIGDGARDKDAYSAMKGICDLMLTLKENNITIGKYLQEMYQEFGYYEEFTINKSFQGANGELLREALMSKFRHEKQKEFAGIKVVKKLDYQTLTKTDINGNVEKIKEYKYTTNTIKFLLENEINITIRPSGTEPKIKFYVSIYSIYEQKNNIFDIINNIKMEIDKH